Proteins encoded in a region of the bacterium genome:
- a CDS encoding histidine phosphatase family protein gives MKESITTVYLVRHGETVSNVEGRFRGRVEIPLNSDGIHQAHELADSLCNIPFSAIYSSPLPRAMQTAEPIALSRCTDIIPHPKFNNIDLGDWTNRLKSDIMAEYSELWETWITTPEHMQIPNAETIEQVRMRSFDAIKRLVDTHSGERFAVVTHRAVLKPLIAALLNIPEPYFWKLHLDTASYSIFRYSRIRGWTLINFNLTHHLSNCSEEVF, from the coding sequence ATGAAAGAATCAATTACGACAGTCTATCTTGTGAGACATGGAGAAACTGTTTCTAATGTCGAAGGTAGATTCCGGGGAAGAGTTGAGATTCCTTTGAACAGCGATGGAATTCATCAGGCCCATGAACTAGCCGATTCTCTATGCAATATTCCTTTTTCTGCGATATATTCTAGCCCGCTTCCGAGGGCAATGCAAACCGCTGAACCAATAGCTCTGAGTAGATGCACAGATATTATTCCACATCCAAAATTCAATAATATCGACCTAGGAGATTGGACGAATAGACTAAAATCGGATATAATGGCAGAATACTCCGAGCTTTGGGAAACATGGATAACGACCCCGGAACACATGCAGATCCCAAATGCTGAGACTATCGAACAGGTGAGAATGCGTTCATTTGATGCTATAAAGCGGCTTGTTGACACTCATTCAGGCGAGCGCTTCGCGGTAGTAACCCACCGAGCTGTCTTAAAACCACTCATCGCCGCGCTTTTAAATATTCCTGAACCATATTTCTGGAAACTCCATCTGGATACGGCAAGTTATTCTATTTTTAGATATTCAAGAATTAGGGGCTGGACGTTAATCAACTTTAACCTTACACATCACCTTTCAAACTGTAGCGAAGAGGTTTTTTAG